A genome region from Columba livia isolate bColLiv1 breed racing homer chromosome 2, bColLiv1.pat.W.v2, whole genome shotgun sequence includes the following:
- the LOC135578723 gene encoding feather keratin-like: MACYDACRPCGPTPLANSCNEPCSLQCQDSRVLIQPSTVVVTLPGPILTSHPQSTAVGSSASAAVGNELGAQGVAVNSGSFGYGFGGLGGFGGLGCFNGRRGGYIC, from the coding sequence atggcCTGCTACGACGCCTGCCGCCCCTGTGGACccaccccgctggccaacagctgcaacgagccctgttccctgcagtgtCAGGACTCTCGTGTCCTCATCCAGCCTTCCACCGTTGTGGTCACCCTGCCAGgacccatcctcacctcccacccccagagcaccgCCGTCGGATCCTCCGCATCGGCTGCCGTGGGCAACGAACTCGGCGCTCAGGGAGTTGCTGTCAACTCCGGCAGCTTTGGCTACGGCTTCGGAGGCCTGGGTGGCTTCGGAGGCCTGGGCTGCTTCAATGGTAGAAGGGGTGGATACATCTGCTAA
- the LOC135578627 gene encoding feather keratin 4-like, translated as MACYNACRSWGPTPLANSCNEPCSLQCQDSRVVIQPPAVLVTLPGPILTSHPQSTAVGSSSSAAVGNELSAQGVAINSGAFGYGNGYGFGGQGCFGGRRAGYIC; from the coding sequence atggcCTGCTACAACGCCTGCCGCTCCTGGGGACccaccccgctggccaacagctgcaacgagccctgttccctgcagtgccaggactcccgcGTCGTCATCCAGCCTCCCGCCGTGCTGGTCACCCTGCCAGgacccatcctcacctcccacccccagagcaccgCCGTCGGATCCTCCTCATCGGCTGCTGTGGGCAACGAACTCAGTGCCCAGGGAGTTGCCATCAACTCCGGGGCCTTCGGCTACGGCAACGGCTATGGCTTTGGAGGCCAGGGCTGCTTTGGCGGCAGAAGGGCTGGATACATCTGCTAA
- the LOC135578881 gene encoding feather keratin 4-like encodes MACYNACRSWGPTPLANSCNEPCSLQCQDSRVVIQPPAVLVTLPGPILTSHPQSTAVGSSSSAAVGNELSAQGVAINSGAFGYGNGYGFGGLGCFGGRRAGYIC; translated from the coding sequence atggcCTGCTACAACGCCTGCCGCTCCTGGGGACccaccccgctggccaacagctgcaacgagccctgttccctgcagtgccaggactcccgcGTCGTCATCCAGCCTCCTGCCGTGCTGGTCACCCTGCCAGgacccatcctcacctcccacccccagagcaccgCCGTCGGATCCTCCTCATCGGCTGCCGTGGGCAACGAACTCAGTGCCCAGGGAGTTGCCATCAACTCCGGGGCCTTCGGCTACGGCAACGGCTATGGCTTTGgaggcctgggctgctttggcggCAGAAGGGCTGGATACATCTGCTAA
- the LOC135578880 gene encoding feather keratin 4-like yields MACYNACRSWGPTPLANSCNEPCSLQCQDSRVVIQPSAVLVTLPGPILTSHPQSTAVGSSSSAAVGNELSAQGVAINSGAFGYGNGYGFGGLGCFGGRRAGYIC; encoded by the coding sequence atggcCTGCTACAACGCCTGCCGCTCCTGGGGACccaccccgctggccaacagctgcaacgagccctgttccctgcagtgccaggactcccgcGTCGTCATCCAGCCTTCCGCCGTGCTGGTCACCCTGCCAGgacccatcctcacctcccacccccagagcaccgCCGTCGGATCCTCCTCATCGGCTGCCGTGGGCAACGAACTCAGTGCCCAGGGAGTTGCCATCAACTCCGGGGCCTTCGGCTACGGCAACGGCTATGGCTTTGgaggcctgggctgctttggcggCAGAAGGGCTGGATACATCTGCTAA
- the LOC135578626 gene encoding feather keratin-like produces MACYNACRSWGPTPLANSCNEPCSQQCQDSRVVIQPPAVLVTLPGPILTSHPQSTAVGSSASAAVGNELGGQGVAINSGAFGYGNGYGFGGLGCFGGRRAGYIC; encoded by the coding sequence atggcCTGCTACAACGCCTGCCGCTCCTGGGGACCCACtccgctggccaacagctgcaacgagccctgttcccagcagtgccaggactcccgcGTCGTCATCCAGCCTCCTGCCGTGCTGGTCACCCTGCCAGgacccatcctcacctcccacccccagagcacTGCCGTCGGATCCTCCGCATCGGCTGCCGTGGGCAACGAACTCGGCGGTCAGGGAGTTGCCATCAACTCCGGGGCCTTCGGCTACGGCAACGGCTATGGCTTTGgaggcctgggctgctttggcggCAGAAGGGCTGGATACATCTGCTAA